The following nucleotide sequence is from Acidobacteriota bacterium.
CCCGGACGTCGGGGCTGACCCCCGCCTTCTCCAGAATGGCCCGGGACCGGGAGTCGCCGATCCCGAAAATGTAGGTCAGGGCCACCTCGACCCGCTTGTTGAGCGGGAGATCAATGCCCGAGATACGTGCCACGGCCGGCCTCCTTACCCTTGCCTTTGCTTGTGCTTCGGGTTGTCACAGATGACCCGGATCACGCCCTTGCGCTTGATGATCTTGCACTTCGGGCAGATTTTCTTCACCGACGGTCTGACTTTCATGGCCTCACTCCGCTAGCTCTTGAACCGGTAGACGATGCGCCCCCGGTTCAGGTCGTAAGGGGAGAGCTCGACGAGGATCTGGTCCCCGGGCAGGATGCGGATGAAGTGCTTTCTCATCTTGCCCGAGATGTGCGCGAGCACCCGGTGCCCGCTCTCCAGCTCCACCCGGAACATGGCGTTGGGCAATGCCTCCTTCACCACCGCCTTCATCTGGATGACATCGTCCTTGCTCATACCCCCTGAACCCCCAATATCCTCGGGCCGGCCTGGGTCACCGCCACGCTGAACTCGAAGTGCGCCGAGCGCCGGCCGTCGGCCGTGCGGACGGTCCAGCCGTCCTCGTCCACGGACACGCCGGGTTCCCCTTCGTTCACCATGGGCTCGATGGCCAGGACCATGCCCGCCTGAAGCCGGGGCCCGCGTCCCGGGTCGCCGAAATTGGGGACCTGGGGCTCCTCGTGAAGGGCCCGACCCACCCCGTGGCCCACGTAATCGCGGACCACGCTGAAACCGTGCTTCTCCACGTGGGTCTGCACGGCGTGGGACACGTCCGAGACGCGGTTGCCCTCTCGCACGAGTTCAATGCCGGCGAGGAGGCTCTCCCTCGTCACGCGGATCAGCCGCTCGCCATCGGGGTCGAGCCCGCCGACGGCGCACGTCCTCGCCGCGTCCCCGTAGAAATCGCGGTAGATGACCCCGAAGTCCATGGACACCAGGTCGCCCGCCTGAAGCTTGCGGGGCCCGGGGATCCCGTGGACCACCTCGTCGTTGATGGAGATGCAGACCGAGGCGGGGTATCCGTTGTACCCCTTGAAGGCCGGCTTCGCCCCGCGACGGGTCGCCACGTCCTCGGCGATGGCGTCCAGCTCCTGGAGCGCCACGCCGGGGGCCAGCTCCTTCTCGAGCCGGTCCAGGACGTCGAGGACGATGCGGTTCGCCTCGTCCATGATGTCGACCTCTTGGGGCGTCTTCAGGTGGATCATCCGATGGCCTTCTCCAGGGCTTCCAAGACCTGGGCCGGGGCCACGTCGCCCGGAACGGACTTCAGGCGCCCCGCTTCCCGGAAGTGGCTCGAAAGGGGAGCGGTTTTCTCGTGATACACGCGCAGCCGCTCGCGGATCACGGATTCCTTGTCGTCGTCCCTCAGCACGAGCCCTGTGCCGCATTTATCGCAAACCCCCTCCTTCTTGGGGGGGGAGAAGACGAGGTTGTACACGGCGCCGCAGGCCGGGCAGGAACGCCGGCTGCCGAGGCGCGTCACGATCACGTCGTCGGCCACCTCGAGCTCCAGGGCCGTCACCGGGTCCTTGCCCAGATCGCCGAGGATCCCGGCGAGGATGCCGGCCTGGGAGAGGTTCCTGGGATACCCGTCGAGGATGAACCCCTTGTCGCAATCCGCCTTGGCCAGGCGCTCTTTCACGATACCCGTGAGGAGTTCGTCCGACACCAGCCCGCCGCTTTCCATGACGGATTTCGCCTTCAGCCCCAGGGGCGTGCCCTCGCGCACGGCCTCCCGAAGCATGTCTCCCGTGGAGATGTGGGGGACGCCGAGACGGACGGCCAGCTCTTTGGCCTGAGTACCCTTGCCGGCCCCAGGGGGCCCCAACAGCACGAGGTTCTTTTGGTGGTGCATCACTTCCTCCCCCGAATTCGCGTGCGGCGCGAGAACCCTTCGTAGTGCCGCATGACGAGCTGCGATTCCACCTGCTGGAGCGTGTCCATGGCGACGCCCACGACGATGAGGAGCGAGGTGCCGCCGAAATAGAAGTTCAGGTTGAAGCCCCTGAGGATCCAATCCAGCCGGAGCGCCTTGAAGAGGTTCTCGATGGAGGGTCCGATTCCCCACAGGTGCTGGAGGGGGAAGCCGG
It contains:
- the map gene encoding type I methionyl aminopeptidase; amino-acid sequence: MIHLKTPQEVDIMDEANRIVLDVLDRLEKELAPGVALQELDAIAEDVATRRGAKPAFKGYNGYPASVCISINDEVVHGIPGPRKLQAGDLVSMDFGVIYRDFYGDAARTCAVGGLDPDGERLIRVTRESLLAGIELVREGNRVSDVSHAVQTHVEKHGFSVVRDYVGHGVGRALHEEPQVPNFGDPGRGPRLQAGMVLAIEPMVNEGEPGVSVDEDGWTVRTADGRRSAHFEFSVAVTQAGPRILGVQGV
- the rpmJ gene encoding 50S ribosomal protein L36 → MKVRPSVKKICPKCKIIKRKGVIRVICDNPKHKQRQG
- a CDS encoding adenylate kinase, with the protein product MHHQKNLVLLGPPGAGKGTQAKELAVRLGVPHISTGDMLREAVREGTPLGLKAKSVMESGGLVSDELLTGIVKERLAKADCDKGFILDGYPRNLSQAGILAGILGDLGKDPVTALELEVADDVIVTRLGSRRSCPACGAVYNLVFSPPKKEGVCDKCGTGLVLRDDDKESVIRERLRVYHEKTAPLSSHFREAGRLKSVPGDVAPAQVLEALEKAIG
- the infA gene encoding translation initiation factor IF-1 yields the protein MSKDDVIQMKAVVKEALPNAMFRVELESGHRVLAHISGKMRKHFIRILPGDQILVELSPYDLNRGRIVYRFKS